The genomic window GTATCATGGAGCAAAAGTACTTGTTTGAGTTTCGGTGAAAGGCATACAACCGCATGAGAGATTACCGATGCCATTTCGTTTTCAAGCAACGCTTGCTCCGGGTCAAATCGTTCATCAGCCACATCATGCTGCTGAGATTCTTCCTCAAATTGGTCACGGGTCAAAGAGAACACATCCGGCCGCCGAGATCGCCGGCGGACATGATCGATGCAAAGGTTCGAGGCAATTTTATAGAGCCAAGTACTAAATCCGGCACGGTTATCGAACCTGTGGATGTTGGTATAAGCCCGAATAAAGACTTCCTGAGCGATATCCTCAGCATCCAGCGGATCGTTCACCATCCGGCGCACAAAATTAAAAATCCGATCCTGGTAAAGCTCCAGCAGAGAATCAAACGCAAAGCGATCACCCGCTTGTAGTTTTGAGACTAAAGCAGCTTCATCTACCGCCTTATTAATTAGCGGTCGGTTCAATCCCTGCACTCCTTGAAATATTTAAATAGCCTCCATGGTTTTACATCACTTGTTATAACGAAATCAATCCCAGAAAGTTCAGAA from bacterium includes these protein-coding regions:
- a CDS encoding sigma-70 family RNA polymerase sigma factor — protein: MNRPLINKAVDEAALVSKLQAGDRFAFDSLLELYQDRIFNFVRRMVNDPLDAEDIAQEVFIRAYTNIHRFDNRAGFSTWLYKIASNLCIDHVRRRSRRPDVFSLTRDQFEEESQQHDVADERFDPEQALLENEMASVISHAVVCLSPKLKQVLLLHDTENMSYEEIAQVVQCPLGTIKSRLFLARTELQKAVRAYLSGGEK